A segment of the Lentisphaerota bacterium genome:
GGACGAGCGCGCCGATGGACTCGGGAAGGGCCTCGAGCGGAGTCCGATCAAGATTGAGGTAGGTGAGGGATTGCAGGTGGGCAAAATCGCCCGTGAGGTTGGTTGCGGTATTGCCGCTGAAATAGAGGTGCTCAAGGCCGGAGAGGGCGAACACGGGGGCTGGGATTTCGGCGAGATGCATTCCCGAGAGGTCGAGCATCCGCAGGCTGCGGGCTCCGGCGATCGGATCAAAGCCTGTCGCAATGCGGGCGTCACGCAGAATCAGTCGTTCCAACTTGGAGAAGGTGGCGATTTCCGGAGGGAACGTGTCGAACGTCTGGCCGTGCAGGTCCAACTCGCCAACCCCGTCGCGCTGCGCGACCGCAGCTTCCAGGGTGGTGCAGATAACCAGACGGCGCGGGGCCTCGCGGTTTTTGAAGCATCCAGCCACGGACAAGGCAGTCAGGATCAGCAGGGCATCAATCAGACGTTTCATCAGGCTCCTTTCACGAGTTTCACGGTACGGGGAACTGGCGGGTCAAATCGGCGATCTCGTCGCGGATGCGCCCCTGCATGGCGGTGTTGCCGATGTTGGAGAGAATGTCGGCGATCCAGTTTCCGATGCGGGTCATCTCGGCGCCGCCCATGCCGCGGGTGGTTGCTGCTGCCGTGCCGATGCGGATGCCCGAGGTGACGAAGGGGCTTTGAGTGTCGAACGGGATGGCGTTTTTGTTGCAGATGATCCCGGCGGCGTCAAGGGCAGCCGAGGCCGCCTTGCCCGTGAGTCCACTCGCCGCGACGTTGACGAGCATCAGGTGGTTGTCGGTGCCGCCCGAGACGAGGCGGAAGCCCCGGCTGGTCAGGGTCGCGGCGAGGGTGCGGGAGTTGGCGACGACTTGGGCGGCATAAGCCTTGAATTCAGGGCGCATCGCCTCAGCGAAGCAGACCGCCTTGGCGGCGGTGATATTTTGCAGGGGCCCCCCCTGGAGTCCCGGGAAGACGGTCTTATCAAGCGCTTGAGC
Coding sequences within it:
- a CDS encoding leucine-rich repeat domain-containing protein — protein: MKRLIDALLILTALSVAGCFKNREAPRRLVICTTLEAAVAQRDGVGELDLHGQTFDTFPPEIATFSKLERLILRDARIATGFDPIAGARSLRMLDLSGMHLAEIPAPVFALSGLEHLYFSGNTATNLTGDFAHLQSLTYLNLDRTPLEALPESIGALVRLRWLRLNKTRLASLPESVGRLIALERLYVSNALLSEVPSAVSTLTRLEDLSLSGNPISAFPDWIATLPRLRNLDLNDTRIAALPANLQSMKALRTLSLSRCPVPAAEKVRIREALPACHVIF